From a region of the Helianthus annuus cultivar XRQ/B chromosome 5, HanXRQr2.0-SUNRISE, whole genome shotgun sequence genome:
- the LOC110943882 gene encoding myosin heavy chain, muscle-like: MTVVKKEKQSEKKKRERKENAEKVVGLGAEEPVDVAANAEKVTSPENVDGVGNLQTPEAVAQNSKKEKATEEIPVSTSSPKPSDVMPENIEKVTVEEQGSFSGAGKNSPIHPEETLGDYYYRTYSEKDASEIHAPIWNLKKGDTFSDWRMCRDWWQGIFPPGEIKFQESRLHEQTYHAYLEEVASYASTTHRIVREWHSMHKEWEAFKVSKKKVVDEENRFAQLKAKLEADQAKFEADRKTEEWSVADNAEKVNLRNVINNLKAEIEKLKKQDAEVEKLKKEKAGVEAALEEARSHRERSEQREDLELAHSEKAETSRHLTEIEEKLENSETARATAESELEPLKSDMAWLKERGIACVAESVLNSEELDKTVAHLVVSARNDGYAQGYAECSQHVNSALKVDWDTSKSATYGANTGVALAALKTEFDDLQLPVMDLINVALQSEDHVAQLKEIFPDEDENLA; encoded by the exons ATGACGGTGGTGAAGAAGGAGAAACAGAgtgagaagaagaagagagaaaggaaagagaA tgcGGAAAAAGTTGTTGGTCTTGGGGCTGAAGAGCCTGTTGATGTTGCTGCGAATGCAGAAAAAGTTACTAGCCCAGAGAATGTGGATGGTGTTGGTAACCTACAAACTCCTGAAGCTGTTGCTCAAAACTCGAAAAAAGAGAAAGCTACTGAGGAAATTCCTGTTTCAACTTCGTCTCCCAAACCTTCTGATGTTATGCCTGAGAACATTGAGAAGGTTACTGTTGAGGAGCAAGGCTCATTTTCTGGTGCTGGCAAGAATTCTCCTATCCACCCAGAGGAAACCCTGGGGGATTATTATTATAGAACTTATTCAGAGAAAGATGCCTCCGAGATTCATGCTCCTATTTGGAATCTGAAGAAAGGTGACACTTTCTCGGATTGGCGCATGTGCCGGGACTGGTGGCAGGGGATCTTTCCGCCTGGGGAGATTAAGTTTCAAGAAAGTCGGCTTCATGAACAAACTTACCATGCTTACCTTGAGGAGGTCGCTTCTTATGCTTCTACCACTCATCGCATAGTGCGTGAGTGGCATAGCATGCACAAGGAGTGGGAGGCTTTCAAGGTGTCAaagaagaaagttgttgatgaAGAAAACCGTTTTGCCCAGTTAAAGGCTAAGCTGGAAGCCGATCAGGCCAAGTTTGAGGCTGACCGGAAAACTGAAGAGTGGTCTGTTGCAG ACAACGCTGAAAAGGTGAATCTCCGCAATGTTATCAATAATCTCAAGGCTGAGATTGAAAAATTGAAGAAACAGGATGCGGAGGTTGAAAAGTTGAAAAAGGAAAAGGCTGGTGTGGAAGCTGCGCTAGAAGAGGCGCGTTCTCATAGGGAGCGCAGTGAACAACGAGAG GATTTGGAGCTCGCGCATTCCGAAAAAGCTGAAACCTCCCGCCATTTGACTGAAATTGAAGAGAAACTGGAGAATTCTGAAACGGCGCGGGCCACAGCGGAAAGCGAGCTTGAACCTTTGAAAAGTGACATGGCTTGGCTGAAGGAGCGCGGGATTGCCTGT GTTGCTGAGTCAGTGTTGAATTCTGAAGAGCTGGATAAGACTGTTGCGCACTTGGTGGTTTCTGCGCGAAATGACGGGTATGCCCAAGGTTATGCGGAATGTTCACAGCATGTGAATAGTGCTCTGAAGGTTGACTGGGATACCAGTAAATCCGCCACTTATGGTGCCAACACTGGTGTCGCCCTTGCAGCTTTAAAGACAGAATTCGACGATTTGCAGCTTCCTGTTATGGACCTTATAAATGTTGCCTTGCAATCTGAAGATCATGTGGCGCAGTTGAAGGAGATTTTCCCTGATGAAGATGAAAATCTAGCATAG